CTACGTTACTTATGGCACCGTGTGTTAATTACGCATACAGAAGATTAATTAAGTGCTCGAACGACCAGTTTCCTCTTTATTCTCACGTATCTTGCTcgttctttctcctctctGTTAAATAGCGGCTATGCTCGTTAGAGCCGTTTTCGCTTCCGTTCGCCGTTTCATTCATTATGGGCGAACAAAGAGCAGAAAGAGCACTTTATGGTAGTGATATCATTGCGCTAACAAAAAGGAAGATACGTTTGTAAGAGAGGAAACAAGTGTCGCTTAAATAATGAGCCAATTAACGCGGGAATTATGTATCGTAACGACGATTCCGCGTTAAAGGAACGACGAACGTTGCTTGTTCGTCGCGTACTTCTTTCGATTCacaaatttgttaattgtttTAGTCTCTTTATCCTTATCGAGCGCTGCTGAACAATTTCCTTCGATGATCCATCTCCATCCAACACTTCTCATCGCGATGTAATCACTCGTCTAAGGTTAGGTTCATCGGACGCGTCAGACTTTATTCCTTAATCCTTTTTGAATTTCGCACCACGGCACATTCCACCGTGGTTATAAGTGTTCTTGTTAAGATGTGTTCGTTCTTTGTTGACCGTTTTGTTACGTGGTGTTTCTCTGCCGGTCGGATGTTCCCTTAccgaacatttttttttttcattttcggtgttttttttctttctctttgtctATTTTAAGGAAGCGGAACGTACATTTCGTACGAACTTTCTATCGCGCATGATAATGaaacatttcttcttttattccgTTTCAATCTTCATCTCACTAGACATTCAGGTTAAGCGTTCTGCTTGCCATTTCGTATAGAACTCTCCTATTTTTCTCATCTTTACAAGTTCTCGtcgaaaaaattttaaacaggATTCCATTCctaagttttatattttgcataagGCTTTATCGTTCTTCGTCTTTTCGCAAACatctttcctcctcttctttataataaagaagaagcaaaagaTCGATTATACACGCAAAGAAATGCGAACATTCGTCCGGTTGCATTTTATTCTCAAACGTTATTGTCCACGACATGGTTCAGTTTCGTTCCTCAATGAAATCTCTCTTTACTTTCCACTTCCCATCGTCGTCCTCCTAATATCTTCTTCACCACGAAGTAATACACCTGCCCCTTTCGTCCTACGTTGGGAATTTCGTTATACTCGGAAGAAACGGACAAACCATCATCTCAATTCTCGTGCATCTATGACATAATCTTTctactgataataataatagtaatagtaataatagtagGTGTATACGAAACCGCTTCTACCTCAATGAAACAAACGTACACGTATACATAGTTAACACGTACACGCGTAAGCTCGTACATACAGACGCATATACACTTGCACAATGTGCACATACACTtgcacatacacacacacacacacacacgtacacaAAATACATTTACGGTACGCATAGACGATCGcgttaattacaaataacgtTCGTACAATTGTGTGTCGCTTACGGTTCCTTCTcggtttttctttctcatGTGTCCCATTGATTGTGAgaagtattatttttctacgcGACGCTCGGCGTAATACCGtgcgtttcatttttttgtatcatacagaggaaatgaaaaatgaaaaagaaatatggaagagcatgtaaaagaaaacaaaatcagAAAACCGCAACAAAATCGGATATAcgtaaaagtaataattatattgtatgaTATAAGAGAGATTTAACGATtacgatgatgatgatgatgatgatgatgatgatgatgatgaagaAGAACTATAGCTGCCGCGAATAAATATATCGGATAATAGCACTGTCCTCCGTTCTTCCACCTTTTCTCCACcccttttctccttttcgaAACTGACTCCTCAAACATACCATCCTCCTCCTGCCGCCCCCATCAACTCCCTAAACCTAATCTAACCTAATCTTTCCATCCTATCCTCCCTTCAGACGACCGAGTTTATGTAAATAACATccgtttatatttatttatttatgtttctatgCGCTGGACGCGTCTAAGTTACAcgcaatttcaaattaatcgaTAACTATTCCTATTGATAGAACGAAAGAGAGTACACtgattttttcaatataaatataaaatggtatatatatataaatatataaatatataaatagatagagtatattatatataatattaagaaggTACTTGTTTAGGTCATAAGCGTGCCCCGAACTCGTCGCCCCGCGATGCGACATTGCAAGTCGAAgacaaaagatgaaaaatataaattaaaaatggaatattatatattatatatatataaatatacatacacacacagaCACATatagagacagacagacataGAACATAGGAACATACACAGACACGCATATACGAAGAAGAggacgaaaaaaaagaagatgcgaagaaacgacgaaagaattaatagaataaacgCGATTTGTAAATCGCTGTATCACGCGGTGCACGCCATATTCCAGTTTCTCCTCTTCTTGTTCGCGAGCGAAATTTCCACTTAACGTCGACTAGTTTAGAGGATAAACGAGGATCGACGATGTCGAGGGGATGTACTCTGGGCATTTCCGCTTTAAGAACGCTAGGGAATATAAAACTCGAAGATAAGAAGCGTCGAAAGATTATTTGAAGGTTCGATCGATAGccagttattttatttcgcattAATGTTTCGCAGTATTGTCTATATATTTCAGTTTcctttttaacgaaaattagAATTGATCGATCGTTCCTTTGGAAAGAAAACGGAAACAGTGAtgctttatttcaattttttttgtttacatATCATTTTACAGAAGAGTTCAAAGGAGTAGCGTATGGAACGACGCTTCTATCGTAGAAGTTTTACGTTCCATGATGAAGATGAAAATTCTCGTCGTCTCGACATCGATCACGTATTCAATATACGTAATCGTCGGTCCGCGCGTTCTCTTCGTCGGCATCGATTCGGCAGAAACGATCGTTCTTGTTGTGTATTTTATCTCGAAAGAATAGAGGAAGATCGTGGCTTGCACCGCAGATCGTACACGGTGGTTaccaattttgtttttaagtTGAAAGATTAAGTTTTGCGTTAAGATTATGAGAGAAATGCGAGGAAGGTGCGTGGTGGATACGAGAAGGAAAGCGAAGAATACGTAATGAAAGAGTGTACGAGCGGAGGCGGCAAACTGGCAGATGCCTCCAGCGTGAACGGAGCGCGCAAACCGTAGTTGCGTTTTTCGTATATGCAAAATCACACTTTTGCATTCTATTtacagaattattttatttatacgggAAACAGTGCGCCTGTGTGCGAGTGCGTGCGTGACGACGCGTGAATGTGCTACGGGACgtgttaaaaattcatttctaacATAATCCGAATATTCGAAATGTTTTCGAAATTGATCCCTGTGAAACCCGTtcgaaatgtatttttaatacgttGAAGACGACTAAGTACGTCTTGATACGAATGTTAGGGATAGTATGCGAGTGAAATGATCGTTTGAGGATGCGTGaatggaagagagaaaagaaaaggaaaaaaggtgatgagagagagagagagagagagagagagaagaggcATGGAAGTGGAATAGAAACGAAGAACGAGTCGAAACTCTGCCATCTTCAACGATCCCGGACAGGAACTGGGTTGGAATGATGATGATTATAATCATGATTCATTACGTGTTATGGTAAATTACTTTGGATAGGTAAGCGTGGAGGGGAAATAAAAGGGGAAATGAAATGACGAATGAAAACGCGAAGTATGGCGTtacgatacatttttctttttatttttcttttttctccgaGCGCGAACAGGGTGGCAGGGGTTTGTGCTACGCCGAGTTGAGTGTAACTCATCctcttttttgtttgtataaaaattaatcgaaatttaattagacTATTAATAACTGTTTAATTACTGTGAAACaagaaaacattaattataaattacaaaaaatctGACCAGGCATCTTTTCTTCCCCTGTCCTCTTCCCACTTGATTGTTACTTCGTATCTCCTTTGATGATATTGTTCaaactttatatacataatataaagtCTGTATAAATCGACAGTTGAAATCATTgataatatgtacaataatatactatatcgttatatactataagaataacagaataatattctatatatcgtAAGGTATAAGTTCAAGCTTTGATTAATCACATTCGACTTATTCTTAcggataatatatttatttgttattctaACGCGGTATAATAAATACGTTTTACTAATTGAATGTGCGACCGAGAATTAAATCGCTTGCTCGTTCCGCAATGGCAATTACGACGGAATTTGGATTACCGGAAATGGGAGACGGTAATATACTGGCATCTACTATTCTCAGTCTTTTGACACCTCTCACTCTGCAACAGAAAGATTTACGCTCATCTAAATCTATTCCCCATATCACGATATCGTTATTAACGAATCAAATAATTCACAGATCAATGATCTTTGTCTTTCGTatgaaacattatatatatatattgtatatatatttcaaatctgCTTAAAAGAATTATCTCAAATGTATTGTAAGAaagcaaataacaaaattattcctTTTTGAACTGCGCTTGGGAAAGGCTACTTTCACTCAAAAAATATCGTacgttataaaaatagaaaattatcaatttagtATACTCCAAAATGAAGCTCAACTTTCTTACCGTAATTTCTCATCGACGACTGCACGATCATCAGTGCCCATCCTGCAGGAGCCACACACGTGATAACTGGTGAGAGCACCGACTCTCAGCACGCATTCCGTGTATTCGATATCCCGGTAGTCTTGTGGCAAATGTCGACACTCTACTAAATCGGGATGATGAACGTTCGCGCCATACTCACGGAACTTGGGCGTCTCGAGCGTCTGAAGAGCGAAGTTTATGGCTGGAAAATTCGCTTTCATCATGCAAAGTgcgatggaaaaagaaagacacggTAAAGAAAGATGATGTATCGcgataaaaaagatttacGTACCTCCGTGAGTGCATAGAACGTCGTCGTAGTGCTGAAGGTAAGCAGGGTCGATTTTTGGATGATGGCGAATATTGTTAGACCTCAGTGAAATGCTACCACGGCTTTTCGGTTGTAAACAGTATGATAGAAATAGGAATCCTTCGCGACTGTTGTTGTTGTAGGATGGATACATCGACTTGTAGGACTACGTATATCAGAACCATGAAGAAGAGAGTAtgatttttatagaataaaattttctatgctACTCTGAACGAAATATCTTTCAATTCAATCAAATTGTaacaatttacataattttgtattatttttggatattcacaattttattaagataACCTTTTTCAATACGTTGAATCGTGGAAAacgatttcaaatattcataagCTTGCTTTAGTTATTTAACTTTGATCGATCTATGTTGTTTTCAAAATCTTGTAcaaattcttataaaaaatcATACACGAACATTTGGGAATTTTATTAGCACTCTAATGAGATACGACCGTTATGATTACATTGGTAAAATTTCCTCGATCATGTTATAACAAACTGTAAAATATACAGGAAGTAATAACAAatgataatttgttaaaaaattaatttcaaaacaatCCTCTTCGAACGACAGTAAATGCCAAGCGACGCAGAATGTGCATGAAATAAACGCACAGATGGCGAATTATCGCAGACATTTAGTATGGCATTCTGCTTACCTCTATTTTGTAATTAGACAAActtcttaatatattttcatcggTAGAACCCATACCAAAAAGCATAACTCCGCTATCATTGGCGCGACCCATCGCCATTATACCATTAGTCGCGAACCATCCTTAAAAGTAACAAAacaaaagattaaaatttcagacgatatatcgtaaaacgtaaaAGAACAACGTTAAGATAATTCGATACCTCTTCCAAAGACGAAATAATTGAGTACCTCAGGAAGCGTTTGTAACTTGTACAGAGTTATGCTTACTCTTGCTTGTAGATTAACATAGAGCGGAAGAAGCAGATGGTCAAACAGATTTTTGCCCACTTCCGGAACATTGCTCACCACTGGTatctaaaaatatctttactcTCTGAATTGCACGTAATCATATTCGTACAAAATGATTACGACATCACATTTCGGAGATTTAGTTTGGAAAAAGATCAAATGATTCATCACCTGAAATTTGTCAAGCTCTTCGGCTGACCCGATTCCCGAAAGCAAAAGCAATTGAGGGCTATTGATAACACCAGCACAAAGGATCACCTCTTTTCTCGCAGCGATATTTCCCACCGATCCATCTTTGTAAATCACCTTGATCCCATCTGCGTTCAAATTCTTTTTGAAAAGTATCTGGAAATTTACGAACGATGTATTCGAACGTTTGATTCACACGttgatatattgtattatggAGAATGATCTTCAGAGGATTATTTAAGTTTAACTCTTGTTAAAAATCACCAGCTTccatcgttttatattatatttttattctgttatatttaataatcgtatataaataagaaatagatggaatattaaattcaaatttaatctttgcaattaattaaactgTACAGATCTAAAACCTACAGTGGTTACAAAAGGCGCTTTTAGATCatcgtatttattatagtatttatttgCTGATCAATTAAGCCcagatatattaaatttcataccaTTCCATGTTACAATCCTAATTATTAacacaattaaaattaattaaaacagttCTAATATTATGACAATGGAGCCTGGTAGCTGCTAAGAAAAAAACGATTTTTGCAAAGATACCTTTTGTAACcatcgtataataaaatacctgtaacaatcaataataataaaaatcccacaaatgaaatttaggTAAACGCAGTTCTATCGTACGATgcttttaaaagaaaagacagaagaagaaatgtAATCTTACTTTGGAAACCAACGTGTTTATCAAAATATGCAAGTTCTTTCTATTCCAGGCATTTTGCAAATGCGCGTTAAACGTGCTCCAGCGGGAACCTCTTTTCGTCGTGTACATCCCCTTTTGAAGAGTCACATTATTCAACTTCAACGATTCTTCCGCCATGAGAAAAGCTTGCGCCAGATATTCTTCCTCCGGGCTGGACATTACGTTCATGATATCGGACACCTTTTTAAAGTACGGAAGTAGATCGGCGTGTGACCATCCTCTGGGCCAGGCTTTGTAATCTTCCGGCTTTCCGAAGGAGTGAACCAAGTGATTTATCTGGCCGCTGCCGCCCAACCCTTTACCTCTTGGTATCTTTTGTATCTACGATAAAATCCAATCTTTTTCAATCAATCGAACTTGATTTTACGTGGACTTTAAACggtacattttataaaatcaattttgctcgtaacgaatgaaatattttttaagaattattctTTAAGAATTAAGAATTCTTAAGAAAAGTTCTTTAAGAATCggagaatttttgttaattttaaatccaTCCAGCTACATACCGAGGAAAATCTATAGAATTAAAACGTTTCTATTCgcgaaaaatatcgtttatttcgGGTTTCGTTTTAACTTTGCCAGCCTCCTATCCTTTTCAAAATCTATTGCAAAATGTGAGTGCACTTTGCAttgtttcacatttttcaatgacaattaaaatattaattttttaacagattCAAGATATTATAGTCAAGGGATATTATGGAATTATTGGGATCAAAATGAAAGCTTTAAATGAAagctattaattaaatagctttaaaatgaaaaatgaaaaattttaacccgattattttacagtataaattataaaatattgattcaTAAAAATGGAAGATCTATGTTTGTATAAGGCTTCTTATGGTGAAAGATGTTTAATTTTCCTTTACGTGATTCCAAAATCCTTTTGAAGAGAACTTTTGCGGTTCCGTAGAATAGGACCAGTCGACGTCAGTCTTTTGCATAATTGGTGCCAAAATTGGAACAGACGATATCCATCCGAAATGTCCTCCTGCTTCGACCAACAAAACCGACACGTTCGAAATTTCGGAAAGCCGTGACGCCAGCACGCATCCTGCTGTTCCAGCACCAACTTCGtaagtagaaattaaattattaatatatcatcATCCTTGCTGTACATGAGGAAGAAAAGTTACGTTACCACggaaaatatacgtatattctaCATATGAATGTCAAATTACATAT
This Bombus pascuorum chromosome 1, iyBomPasc1.1, whole genome shotgun sequence DNA region includes the following protein-coding sequences:
- the LOC132908455 gene encoding neither inactivation nor afterpotential protein G isoform X1; its protein translation is MWNYVLISTLVLFASLLYHCYFNGPTSIIELPNTHYDYIIVGAGTAGCVLASRLSEISNVSVLLVEAGGHFGWISSVPILAPIMQKTDVDWSYSTEPQKFSSKGFWNHIQKIPRGKGLGGSGQINHLVHSFGKPEDYKAWPRGWSHADLLPYFKKVSDIMNVMSSPEEEYLAQAFLMAEESLKLNNVTLQKGMYTTKRGSRWSTFNAHLQNAWNRKNLHILINTLVSKILFKKNLNADGIKVIYKDGSVGNIAARKEVILCAGVINSPQLLLLSGIGSAEELDKFQIPVVSNVPEVGKNLFDHLLLPLYVNLQARVSITLYKLQTLPEVLNYFVFGRGWFATNGIMAMGRANDSGVMLFGMGSTDENILRSLSNYKIESYKSMYPSYNNNSREGFLFLSYCLQPKSRGSISLRSNNIRHHPKIDPAYLQHYDDVLCTHGAINFALQTLETPKFREYGANVHHPDLVECRHLPQDYRDIEYTECVLRVGALTSYHVCGSCRMGTDDRAVVDEKLRVRGVKRLRIVDASILPSPISGNPNSVVIAIAERASDLILGRTFN
- the LOC132908455 gene encoding neither inactivation nor afterpotential protein G isoform X2; this translates as MQKTDVDWSYSTEPQKFSSKGFWNHIQKIPRGKGLGGSGQINHLVHSFGKPEDYKAWPRGWSHADLLPYFKKVSDIMNVMSSPEEEYLAQAFLMAEESLKLNNVTLQKGMYTTKRGSRWSTFNAHLQNAWNRKNLHILINTLVSKILFKKNLNADGIKVIYKDGSVGNIAARKEVILCAGVINSPQLLLLSGIGSAEELDKFQIPVVSNVPEVGKNLFDHLLLPLYVNLQARVSITLYKLQTLPEVLNYFVFGRGWFATNGIMAMGRANDSGVMLFGMGSTDENILRSLSNYKIESYKSMYPSYNNNSREGFLFLSYCLQPKSRGSISLRSNNIRHHPKIDPAYLQHYDDVLCTHGAINFALQTLETPKFREYGANVHHPDLVECRHLPQDYRDIEYTECVLRVGALTSYHVCGSCRMGTDDRAVVDEKLRVRGVKRLRIVDASILPSPISGNPNSVVIAIAERASDLILGRTFN